A part of Streptococcus porcinus genomic DNA contains:
- a CDS encoding Nmad4 family putative nucleotide modification protein encodes MTTQTTLENAYSLYPATASIVPFKNWLIIAYQSYKGINLHIFETVESLDEFSKEEQRFNLIIDSEKTFQDQGHAVKRAFETLGA; translated from the coding sequence ATGACAACACAAACAACACTTGAAAATGCCTACAGCCTTTACCCTGCAACTGCAAGCATTGTACCATTCAAAAACTGGTTGATTATAGCCTACCAAAGCTACAAAGGAATTAATCTTCATATCTTTGAAACAGTTGAAAGCCTTGATGAGTTTTCAAAGGAAGAACAACGTTTCAACCTTATCATTGATTCAGAAAAAACCTTCCAAGACCAAGGACACGCAGTGAAGCGGGCATTTGAAACATTAGGAGCATAA
- a CDS encoding DUF4314 domain-containing protein produces the protein MNDKILKRIKSTYPEGTRVRLVQMDDPRPVPVGTLGTVLDVDDIGSLIVSWDNGQSLNVLYGVDGVEKI, from the coding sequence ATGAACGACAAGATTCTAAAACGAATCAAGTCCACCTACCCAGAGGGGACAAGGGTGAGATTAGTCCAGATGGACGACCCTCGACCAGTTCCAGTAGGGACACTTGGTACGGTCCTTGATGTAGATGATATTGGTTCACTCATTGTCTCTTGGGATAATGGCCAAAGCTTAAATGTTTTATATGGAGTTGATGGAGTTGAAAAGATTTAA
- a CDS encoding phage terminase small subunit P27 family: protein MAIRGRKPKPTNLKILEGNPGKRPLPNNEVKPKQKAPRCPQWLEDDAKKEWKRMGKILEQMGILTEMDMTAFAGYCQAYARWKEAEEFLSKHGSIIKTPNGYLQQVPQVSISQTNLKIMLKFCEQFGLTPSARNRLATMDADVGTGDEMEDLLGGIQ from the coding sequence GTGGCAATTAGAGGGCGAAAACCAAAGCCTACCAATTTGAAAATACTTGAAGGAAACCCTGGGAAGCGACCTCTACCGAATAACGAGGTTAAACCCAAACAGAAAGCCCCACGGTGTCCACAGTGGCTCGAAGACGATGCCAAGAAGGAATGGAAACGGATGGGTAAAATTCTCGAACAGATGGGAATTTTAACAGAGATGGACATGACAGCCTTCGCAGGCTATTGCCAAGCATATGCACGATGGAAGGAAGCCGAAGAGTTTCTCTCAAAACATGGATCTATCATCAAGACCCCAAATGGCTATCTCCAACAAGTGCCACAGGTATCTATCAGCCAGACCAATCTGAAAATCATGCTCAAGTTCTGTGAGCAGTTTGGTCTGACACCATCAGCTCGTAATCGCTTGGCGACTATGGATGCTGATGTTGGTACAGGTGATGAGATGGAGGATTTGTTGGGAGGTATTCAATGA
- a CDS encoding terminase large subunit, producing the protein MTYHYEPSPFMLPTSHYDKAKADRAVTFINNLSHTKGKWAGKKFELLPWQEQIVRDLFGIVKEDGNRQFLTAYIEIPKKNGKSELAAAIALYLLYADNEASAEVYGAACDRNQASIVFDVAKQMVLMSRPLEKRSKIMGATKRIVNYSNAGFYQVLSAETGTKHGLNVSGLVFDEIHAQPNRHLYDVLTKGSGDAREQPLFFIITTAGTDKNSICYELHTKALDILKGRKKDTSFYPVVYGLSDEDDWNDEANWLKANPSLGHTIGIDRVREAYQQALDNPAEENVFKQLRLNMWTSSSVAWIPEHVYAKGNAPIDYEALKGRDCYAGLDLSSTSDITAFVLVFPPRHSEENYIIFPFFWLPEDTLELRCRRDHVLYDVWERQGYIKTTEGNVVHYGFIEAFIEQLAETYHIKEIAYDRWNATQMVQNLEGMGLTMVPFGQGYKDMSPPSKELYKLMMEGKVQHGGHPVLKWMGQNVVMRQDPAGNIKPDKEKSVEKIDGIVALIMGLDRCIRHQGDEGSVYDERGILSF; encoded by the coding sequence ATGACTTATCATTATGAACCGAGTCCCTTTATGCTTCCGACGTCTCACTACGACAAGGCAAAGGCAGATAGGGCAGTGACCTTTATCAATAACCTTTCCCACACCAAAGGTAAGTGGGCAGGGAAGAAGTTTGAGTTGTTGCCATGGCAGGAACAGATAGTACGAGATCTCTTTGGAATTGTTAAGGAAGACGGCAACCGTCAGTTTCTGACAGCCTACATCGAGATTCCAAAGAAAAACGGCAAGTCTGAGCTTGCCGCAGCTATTGCCCTTTATCTTTTGTACGCAGATAATGAAGCCAGTGCAGAAGTTTATGGGGCGGCTTGTGACCGAAACCAAGCTTCTATCGTCTTTGATGTTGCCAAACAAATGGTTCTAATGAGCCGACCGCTTGAGAAACGCTCCAAGATTATGGGAGCGACAAAGCGGATAGTGAACTATTCAAACGCTGGATTTTACCAAGTCCTATCAGCGGAAACAGGAACCAAACACGGTCTCAACGTGTCTGGCCTTGTCTTTGATGAAATTCACGCTCAACCCAATCGCCATCTCTATGATGTCTTGACCAAAGGTTCTGGTGATGCTAGGGAACAACCTCTCTTTTTCATCATCACAACAGCTGGGACAGATAAAAACTCCATCTGTTATGAACTCCACACCAAGGCTCTTGATATTCTCAAAGGTCGAAAGAAGGACACGTCCTTTTATCCTGTGGTCTATGGTCTTTCTGATGAAGACGATTGGAATGACGAAGCCAACTGGCTGAAAGCTAATCCCTCACTTGGTCATACCATTGGGATTGACCGAGTTCGTGAAGCCTACCAACAAGCTCTTGATAACCCAGCAGAGGAGAATGTCTTTAAGCAACTCCGTCTCAACATGTGGACGAGTTCCAGCGTGGCTTGGATACCTGAACATGTCTATGCCAAAGGTAATGCCCCGATAGATTATGAGGCTCTTAAAGGTCGTGATTGCTACGCAGGGCTTGACTTATCAAGTACCTCAGATATCACCGCCTTTGTCTTGGTCTTCCCACCACGACATAGCGAGGAGAACTACATTATCTTCCCATTCTTTTGGTTACCAGAAGATACCTTGGAACTCAGATGCCGTCGTGACCATGTCCTTTATGATGTTTGGGAAAGGCAGGGCTACATCAAGACGACCGAAGGGAATGTTGTTCACTATGGTTTCATCGAAGCCTTTATTGAACAACTCGCTGAAACCTACCACATCAAGGAGATTGCCTATGACCGTTGGAATGCAACACAAATGGTACAGAATCTCGAAGGCATGGGCTTGACCATGGTGCCTTTTGGACAGGGTTATAAGGATATGAGTCCACCATCCAAAGAACTCTACAAGCTTATGATGGAGGGGAAAGTCCAACACGGTGGTCATCCTGTTCTTAAGTGGATGGGACAAAATGTGGTCATGCGACAAGATCCAGCTGGTAATATCAAGCCAGATAAGGAAAAGTCTGTTGAGAAGATTGATGGTATTGTCGCCCTTATTATGGGATTAGACCGTTGTATCCGTCACCAAGGAGATGAAGGTAGTGTCTATGATGAACGAGGAATTTTGAGTTTTTAG
- a CDS encoding phage portal protein, which produces MGIFDWIGSKRSRDKPHNSYEGQDFSYLFGRTTSGETVDEFKAMQTTAVYACVRILAEAVASLPIHVYERTETGKEKKLDHPLYFLLHDEPNPEMSSFIFRETMMSHLLIWGNAYVQIIRDKGGRVISLYPLLPDKMSVHRDDNGRLYYKYQRQTEENPNFNDKGTVLLKQEDILHVPGLGFDGLIGYSPIAMAKNAIGMTLATENYGASFFKNGANPGGVLEHPGILKDPKRVRDSWNAVYNGVTNAHKVAVLEEGMKYTQVGIPPEEAQFLQTRKFQINEIARLYRIPPHMVGDLEKSSFSNIEQQSLEFVKYTLDPWVVRLEQAFKRSLFLPEEKKRYLIKFNVDGLLRGDYQSRMNGYAIARQNGWLSTNDIRELEDLNLLSDEEGGNLYLINGNMTKLKDAGGFMKQPTETDPAEDPPEEEEDA; this is translated from the coding sequence ATGGGTATTTTTGATTGGATTGGATCAAAGCGTTCAAGAGATAAGCCCCATAATAGTTATGAGGGGCAAGATTTTTCATACCTCTTTGGACGGACGACCAGTGGTGAAACCGTAGATGAGTTTAAGGCTATGCAGACGACGGCCGTTTATGCTTGTGTGCGTATCCTTGCTGAAGCAGTAGCGTCACTTCCTATTCACGTCTATGAACGGACAGAAACTGGGAAGGAGAAAAAGCTGGACCACCCACTGTACTTTCTTCTTCATGATGAGCCAAATCCAGAAATGTCATCCTTTATTTTTCGAGAAACCATGATGAGCCATTTGTTAATATGGGGAAATGCTTATGTGCAGATTATCAGAGATAAGGGTGGACGAGTGATTAGTCTCTATCCACTCTTGCCTGATAAGATGTCTGTCCATCGTGATGATAATGGGAGACTTTACTACAAATACCAGCGGCAGACAGAAGAAAATCCTAATTTCAATGATAAGGGAACTGTCTTATTGAAGCAGGAAGACATTCTTCATGTGCCTGGTCTTGGATTTGATGGCTTGATTGGTTACTCACCAATTGCGATGGCTAAAAATGCGATTGGGATGACCCTAGCTACCGAAAACTATGGGGCATCTTTCTTTAAAAATGGCGCTAATCCAGGTGGTGTTTTGGAGCACCCAGGTATCCTTAAAGACCCTAAACGAGTGAGAGATTCTTGGAATGCCGTTTACAATGGGGTCACAAATGCGCATAAAGTGGCTGTACTCGAAGAAGGAATGAAGTATACTCAAGTTGGAATTCCCCCTGAAGAAGCCCAATTTTTACAAACACGGAAGTTTCAGATTAACGAAATTGCACGACTTTACCGTATCCCACCACACATGGTTGGGGATTTGGAGAAGTCGTCGTTTTCAAATATTGAACAGCAATCACTTGAATTTGTGAAATATACCTTAGACCCTTGGGTAGTTCGGTTAGAACAGGCCTTCAAGAGGTCTCTTTTTTTACCCGAAGAAAAGAAACGCTACCTTATCAAGTTTAATGTAGACGGTTTGCTTCGTGGCGATTATCAGAGTCGTATGAATGGCTATGCCATCGCACGACAAAATGGATGGCTCTCGACTAACGACATCCGTGAGTTGGAAGACTTGAACTTGTTATCTGATGAAGAAGGCGGAAACCTTTACTTGATTAACGGCAACATGACCAAATTAAAAGATGCTGGTGGTTTCATGAAGCAACCGACAGAAACGGATCCAGCTGAAGATCCACCAGAGGAGGAAGAAGATGCGTAA
- a CDS encoding head maturation protease, ClpP-related yields MRKFWNITDEGEVRTLRIEGQIADETWFGDEVTPQIFKNELTSGTGDITLWINSPGGDVFAAAQIYNMLMDYQGDVHVIIDGLAASAASVIAMAGTTVSMSPVAMMMIHNPWTFAQGEAKDMAKVIEMLGEIKESIINAYELRTGLSRTKISHLMDSESWFNAKKAVELGFADKVLFEKEETPDQDHQNSYTFSRVTTAHDLMVKLQASLQPPKSQKTIPINQLEKRLNLLK; encoded by the coding sequence ATGCGTAAATTTTGGAATATTACTGACGAAGGAGAAGTCCGCACTCTTCGGATTGAAGGACAGATTGCGGACGAGACTTGGTTTGGGGATGAAGTCACCCCGCAGATCTTTAAGAATGAGTTGACTTCAGGAACAGGCGACATCACCCTTTGGATCAATAGTCCAGGGGGTGATGTGTTTGCGGCTGCTCAAATCTATAACATGCTTATGGATTATCAGGGCGATGTCCATGTCATCATTGATGGCCTAGCTGCGAGTGCTGCCAGCGTCATCGCCATGGCTGGGACAACAGTTTCCATGAGTCCAGTTGCCATGATGATGATTCATAACCCTTGGACGTTTGCGCAAGGTGAAGCGAAAGATATGGCCAAGGTCATTGAGATGCTTGGCGAAATTAAGGAGTCCATTATCAATGCTTATGAGCTTAGAACTGGACTTTCCAGAACTAAGATTTCTCATCTCATGGACTCAGAGTCTTGGTTCAATGCCAAGAAAGCAGTGGAGCTTGGTTTTGCGGATAAGGTGCTCTTTGAAAAAGAGGAGACACCTGATCAGGACCATCAAAATAGCTACACCTTTAGCAGAGTGACTACTGCTCATGATTTGATGGTGAAACTTCAAGCGAGCCTTCAACCACCCAAGTCACAGAAAACGATCCCCATCAATCAGTTGGAAAAACGATTGAACCTATTGAAATAA
- a CDS encoding phage major capsid protein: MSKLLELKEKRNAAWAQAKAFLDTVRSEDGLVSDEDSKRYEEMETKIELYNKEIARLERQEKIDLELAQPTSQALTTQPTVIVDNQKEDEKKGVASDIYTQTFWTSVRKRNFYDVKDVLRVGEDTEGGHLVPDEYEKKLVQGLQEENFFRSLATVIKTSSGERKIPVVTGHGSASWMDENGLYPETDETFGQVTLDSHKIGTAIRISEELLNDSVFDLESYMTSEFARRIGTEEEKSFLVGDGSKKPTGIFTQADVEGPTTATKDITFDDMIELYHSLPAPYRKNAVWILHDTTVKAIRKLKDNNGNYIWQPSTQAGQPDLILNRPYYTSTFAPLPEAGNKAIAFGDFSYYWIADRQGRTFKRLNELYANNGQIGFLASQRVDGKLVLPEAVKILTIKGKGL, from the coding sequence ATGTCTAAACTACTTGAATTGAAAGAAAAACGTAACGCTGCTTGGGCTCAAGCGAAAGCCTTTCTGGATACTGTTCGCTCAGAAGACGGCTTGGTATCGGATGAAGATTCCAAACGCTATGAGGAAATGGAAACTAAAATCGAGCTCTACAATAAGGAAATTGCTCGCTTGGAGCGCCAAGAAAAGATTGACCTTGAACTGGCGCAACCCACCTCACAAGCGCTAACGACGCAGCCAACAGTCATTGTCGATAACCAAAAAGAAGATGAAAAGAAAGGTGTCGCATCAGATATCTACACCCAGACGTTCTGGACCAGTGTCCGTAAACGTAACTTCTATGATGTGAAGGATGTTCTTCGTGTCGGTGAAGATACAGAAGGCGGACACCTTGTCCCTGATGAATACGAAAAGAAATTGGTACAAGGGCTTCAGGAAGAAAACTTTTTCCGTAGTCTCGCAACTGTTATCAAAACCTCTAGTGGTGAGCGTAAGATTCCAGTTGTTACTGGTCATGGTTCAGCCTCTTGGATGGATGAGAACGGACTTTATCCAGAAACGGATGAGACTTTTGGTCAAGTGACTCTTGATTCGCATAAGATTGGGACAGCAATCCGTATCTCAGAAGAATTGCTCAATGACTCTGTCTTTGACCTTGAGTCTTACATGACTTCTGAGTTTGCACGTCGTATCGGTACGGAGGAAGAAAAATCATTCTTGGTGGGTGATGGTTCTAAAAAACCAACAGGTATCTTCACGCAAGCAGATGTAGAAGGACCAACGACCGCAACCAAAGACATCACCTTTGATGACATGATTGAGCTTTACCACTCGCTTCCTGCTCCTTATCGTAAGAATGCGGTCTGGATTCTCCATGATACTACGGTTAAGGCTATCCGCAAGCTCAAGGACAATAATGGCAATTACATCTGGCAACCATCAACACAAGCTGGTCAACCTGATTTGATTCTCAACCGTCCTTACTACACGTCAACTTTTGCGCCACTTCCAGAAGCAGGAAACAAAGCGATTGCCTTTGGTGATTTCTCTTACTACTGGATTGCGGACCGTCAAGGGCGTACCTTCAAGCGTCTCAATGAGCTTTATGCAAACAATGGTCAGATTGGTTTTCTTGCCAGCCAACGTGTGGATGGGAAATTGGTTCTTCCCGAAGCAGTGAAAATACTCACCATTAAAGGGAAAGGTCTATGA
- a CDS encoding head-tail connector protein — protein MITLEEAKLYLKVENDEEDFLIEQLMATSRQLCEDILRETSTSEVLKTAVLYGVAYLYEHREEANHKELKETLYHLLLADRKDVF, from the coding sequence ATGATAACGCTAGAAGAAGCCAAGCTCTATCTGAAAGTGGAGAATGATGAGGAGGACTTCCTTATCGAACAGTTGATGGCAACAAGTCGCCAGCTTTGTGAAGATATTCTTCGTGAGACCTCCACTTCAGAAGTTCTAAAGACGGCAGTCCTTTATGGGGTTGCCTATCTTTATGAACACCGTGAAGAAGCCAATCACAAGGAGTTGAAGGAAACTCTCTATCATTTGCTTTTGGCAGATAGAAAGGATGTGTTCTGA
- a CDS encoding head-tail adaptor protein encodes MKIAPLREQLVFQEKRLKQDDIGNELAIWDDLFMRWCSCRPLALTESDGSATKLIHNKVQFTLRYDKAILALNSLTTRIYFRDQYYAIESIDGDTVAQSLIYIVATKEELYD; translated from the coding sequence ATGAAGATTGCGCCTCTAAGAGAACAGTTAGTCTTTCAAGAAAAGCGACTCAAGCAGGACGACATCGGAAACGAGTTAGCCATTTGGGATGACCTCTTTATGCGTTGGTGTTCTTGTCGTCCACTAGCTTTAACTGAAAGTGATGGGAGTGCGACAAAACTGATTCATAACAAGGTGCAGTTTACCTTGCGCTACGATAAGGCTATTCTTGCTCTTAATTCTTTAACGACTCGAATTTACTTTCGTGACCAGTATTATGCTATCGAGTCCATTGATGGCGATACTGTGGCTCAAAGCTTGATTTACATCGTTGCGACCAAGGAGGAGCTTTATGACTAA
- a CDS encoding HK97 gp10 family phage protein has protein sequence MTKIGLDDLASVIEKELTTYAKETTDVMREVVEEVTDDAVDTLKVTSPKRRGKYAKGWTSKATTDSNTALTKTIHNRTPGLTHLLEDGHAKQNGGRVEGIKHIAPVEKRAIQSFEDKLRQKL, from the coding sequence ATGACTAAGATTGGACTTGATGATTTAGCTTCTGTCATCGAAAAGGAGCTGACGACTTATGCCAAAGAGACCACAGATGTCATGCGTGAGGTGGTTGAGGAAGTGACAGACGATGCCGTTGATACCTTAAAGGTGACTTCCCCAAAACGACGAGGGAAATATGCTAAAGGGTGGACGAGTAAGGCAACGACTGACAGCAATACGGCTCTGACCAAAACTATTCACAATCGAACACCAGGGCTGACGCATCTGCTTGAAGATGGGCATGCCAAACAAAACGGTGGTCGGGTGGAAGGGATTAAGCACATCGCTCCTGTCGAGAAAAGGGCGATTCAGTCGTTTGAAGACAAATTGCGACAGAAACTGTGA
- a CDS encoding major tail protein, whose translation MAEKNKVTFGLQDVHWAEVTSEGADGALTYGTVERLRGAAELTLEPTGDKGSYKADNINFYTSESNDGYEGTLKVALLSQEFLTHVLGEKLDATTNTISEIANAEKKNFALMFRFEGDKKETLHVLYYCYASRPTVGSKTKSGSDINEVELTFTASPRPLDKIVRRRTTEETSDEIRENWFKSVFEPTA comes from the coding sequence ATGGCAGAAAAAAACAAGGTCACCTTTGGCCTACAAGATGTCCACTGGGCAGAAGTCACCAGTGAGGGAGCTGACGGTGCTTTGACTTATGGTACTGTCGAGCGCCTTCGTGGTGCCGCAGAATTAACCCTTGAACCGACTGGAGATAAGGGTTCTTACAAGGCAGACAACATCAACTTTTACACCTCTGAATCCAATGACGGCTATGAGGGAACGCTGAAAGTCGCTCTCTTGTCACAGGAGTTTCTAACTCATGTTCTAGGTGAGAAATTGGATGCGACAACTAACACCATTTCAGAGATTGCAAATGCGGAGAAGAAAAACTTCGCCCTCATGTTCCGATTTGAAGGGGACAAGAAAGAGACACTTCATGTCCTTTATTACTGTTATGCGTCTCGCCCAACAGTTGGGTCAAAAACCAAGTCAGGCTCTGACATCAATGAGGTGGAGTTGACCTTTACGGCAAGTCCACGACCACTTGATAAGATTGTGCGACGCAGAACGACTGAAGAAACCAGTGATGAGATTCGTGAGAACTGGTTTAAGTCTGTCTTTGAACCAACTGCTTAA
- a CDS encoding phage tail tape measure protein translates to MAGNIKGITIEIGGDTQPLQNALKGVNKQASETTKELRQIDKALKFDTGNVTLLTQKQEVLAKQVETTKEKLATLRQAQAQVEAQFKAGNIGADQYRAFQREVESTQTVLKGYESKLESVNRVLSENGAQVETNQSQLNRLQNEQAQLVSESEKLNSSFKLQESALATTASEADKLALAQRKVASHSEILEKQIHNLEQQLSLSKSEYGENSVEANKLEKTLNETKTAYNNLQNEMEELASSSASSKASLEETNSLLKADLLMEFGDQLGELSQKLIDFGQQSLDAFLEVDEGMDIIVTKTGATGSALEEMTDIAKTLATELPTDFNTAGSAVGELNTQFGLTGDALKSASTQLIQFSEINGSDVTSSAISAKQAIEAYGLEATDLSSVLDTVTYTSQATGVGVQELMDKAVAGAPQIKALGLSFDEGITLMGQFEKAGVDSSAALSSLSKAAVKYAGDGLTLQEGLAGTIEQIKASTSETEALSLASEIFGSKAAPRMVDAIKRGALSFEDLAGTADKAAGIVTQTYEGTLDPIDKFTTAQNTSKLAMAEMGDAIAATLAPILEVLASLLQAVATWFSGLSEPVKQFIVIVGSLVAALGLVLPIFIALQAAAMAMGTTIMGMITAAAPIVGIILGVIAVVALLVVGIQQLWQHHEGFRTAVTEIWNAIYAFLSVIIQQISSFVMSIWGTLTTWWTEKQQLILKAANTVWTAISTVIQTIMTILGPYLQASWENIKLIITTAWDIIKVVVETAINVLLGIIKAVMQIITGDWSGAWETIKQVVSTVWEAIKSLISIVLNAIAQFISNSWNGIKGTMTNLLNSIKSVVSNVWNGIKSTISSIISSISSTVSSIWNGMKATISGVLSGISSAVSSVWNGVKSTITNAINGAKNAVSSAINAIKNLFNFKIKWPHIPLPHFSVSGSANPLDWLKGGLPKISIQWYAKGGILTKPTAFGMTGNSLMVGGEAGREAVLPLNNQILGSIGRSIAATMPNKGTTITVNITDVVIREEADMKKLADYVAGQLADEMTRQALLRGGTV, encoded by the coding sequence ATGGCAGGAAACATTAAGGGGATCACCATTGAAATTGGTGGTGATACCCAACCCTTACAAAATGCCTTAAAGGGTGTGAATAAACAGGCTTCTGAAACCACTAAAGAATTGCGTCAGATTGACAAGGCACTCAAGTTTGACACTGGCAATGTCACTCTTTTGACCCAGAAGCAGGAAGTCTTAGCCAAACAAGTTGAAACAACTAAAGAAAAACTCGCCACACTTCGTCAAGCTCAAGCCCAAGTCGAGGCTCAGTTCAAGGCCGGTAACATCGGTGCAGACCAGTACCGTGCCTTCCAACGTGAGGTTGAGAGTACTCAAACAGTCTTAAAGGGCTATGAATCAAAGCTAGAAAGTGTTAACAGAGTTCTCTCAGAAAACGGAGCGCAGGTTGAAACCAATCAGTCCCAGCTCAATCGTCTCCAAAATGAGCAGGCACAGTTGGTGTCAGAAAGTGAGAAACTCAATAGCTCCTTTAAGCTACAAGAATCAGCATTAGCAACTACCGCAAGTGAGGCTGATAAGTTGGCACTTGCTCAACGAAAGGTCGCTTCTCATTCAGAAATCCTTGAGAAACAGATTCATAATCTGGAACAACAGCTCTCTCTTTCAAAGAGCGAATATGGTGAGAATTCGGTTGAAGCTAATAAGCTTGAGAAAACTCTTAATGAGACAAAGACAGCTTACAATAATCTCCAAAATGAGATGGAGGAGTTGGCCTCTAGTTCTGCGAGTTCCAAGGCTTCTTTGGAAGAGACAAACAGCCTCTTAAAGGCTGACCTTCTCATGGAGTTTGGCGACCAACTGGGAGAGTTGTCACAGAAATTGATTGACTTCGGTCAACAATCGCTTGACGCATTTCTTGAAGTTGATGAGGGTATGGATATCATTGTCACGAAAACTGGGGCAACTGGTTCTGCCCTTGAAGAGATGACAGACATCGCTAAAACCCTAGCCACTGAACTACCAACGGATTTTAATACGGCAGGAAGTGCCGTAGGGGAGTTGAATACGCAATTTGGGTTAACAGGAGATGCCCTTAAGTCTGCCTCTACCCAGTTGATTCAATTCTCTGAAATCAATGGGAGTGATGTGACGAGCTCTGCCATTTCAGCCAAACAAGCGATTGAGGCCTATGGACTTGAAGCGACTGATTTATCAAGTGTTTTAGACACGGTTACTTATACCAGCCAGGCGACAGGTGTTGGTGTCCAAGAGTTGATGGACAAGGCAGTAGCGGGAGCACCACAAATCAAAGCCCTTGGCCTTTCCTTTGATGAAGGCATCACCTTGATGGGGCAGTTTGAAAAAGCAGGGGTTGATTCTTCTGCAGCACTTTCGTCACTCTCAAAGGCAGCTGTTAAGTATGCGGGCGATGGGCTGACGCTTCAAGAAGGACTTGCTGGAACCATTGAGCAAATCAAAGCCTCAACCAGTGAAACAGAGGCTCTTTCTCTTGCCTCAGAAATCTTCGGAAGTAAAGCAGCTCCACGTATGGTTGATGCCATCAAGCGTGGGGCCTTATCTTTTGAAGATTTAGCAGGAACAGCTGATAAGGCAGCTGGGATTGTAACACAGACCTATGAGGGGACGCTTGATCCTATTGATAAGTTTACAACCGCTCAAAACACGTCGAAGTTAGCAATGGCGGAGATGGGAGATGCTATTGCAGCAACCCTAGCACCTATCTTAGAGGTTCTCGCCAGTTTGCTTCAAGCTGTTGCCACATGGTTTTCTGGGCTATCAGAGCCAGTCAAGCAGTTTATTGTCATTGTTGGAAGTTTGGTCGCAGCCCTTGGCTTAGTCCTCCCGATTTTTATTGCCCTGCAAGCAGCTGCTATGGCTATGGGAACAACCATCATGGGGATGATAACTGCAGCAGCTCCAATCGTAGGGATTATTCTTGGTGTCATTGCCGTTGTTGCCTTACTGGTTGTTGGGATTCAGCAACTCTGGCAACATCACGAAGGCTTTCGGACAGCTGTGACAGAAATCTGGAATGCCATCTATGCCTTTTTATCTGTCATTATCCAACAGATATCAAGCTTTGTTATGTCGATATGGGGAACCTTGACTACTTGGTGGACAGAGAAGCAACAGCTAATCCTTAAAGCCGCAAATACCGTGTGGACAGCCATTTCAACAGTTATTCAAACCATCATGACCATTCTTGGCCCTTACCTTCAAGCCAGTTGGGAGAATATCAAACTGATTATCACGACAGCTTGGGACATCATTAAAGTGGTCGTAGAAACAGCCATCAATGTTCTCTTAGGCATTATCAAGGCAGTCATGCAGATTATCACGGGTGATTGGTCAGGTGCCTGGGAAACCATCAAGCAGGTCGTCTCTACAGTTTGGGAAGCCATCAAGTCACTGATTTCGATTGTTCTAAATGCCATTGCTCAGTTCATTTCCAATTCCTGGAATGGCATCAAAGGCACTATGACAAACTTACTCAATAGTATCAAATCTGTCGTTAGTAATGTCTGGAATGGCATCAAGTCAACGATTAGTTCGATTATATCGAGCATAAGTTCAACGGTATCTTCTATCTGGAATGGGATGAAAGCAACCATCTCAGGTGTCCTAAGTGGTATTTCAAGCGCAGTGTCCTCTGTCTGGAATGGGGTCAAATCAACCATTACAAATGCCATCAATGGGGCAAAAAATGCGGTTTCTTCAGCTATCAATGCCATTAAGAACCTCTTTAACTTCAAGATTAAGTGGCCGCATATTCCTCTTCCGCACTTTAGTGTGTCAGGTTCTGCGAATCCCCTTGATTGGTTAAAAGGTGGCTTACCTAAGATTTCCATTCAATGGTACGCCAAGGGTGGGATTCTCACCAAGCCAACGGCATTTGGTATGACAGGAAATAGCTTGATGGTTGGAGGAGAAGCAGGACGTGAAGCAGTTCTACCTCTTAATAACCAAATTCTTGGCAGTATCGGTCGCAGCATCGCAGCTACCATGCCTAACAAGGGAACAACCATAACGGTCAATATCACAGATGTTGTGATTCGTGAAGAAGCTGATATGAAAAAACTAGCCGACTATGTAGCTGGTCAACTAGCTGATGAAATGACTCGACAAGCTTTACTGAGAGGAGGAACAGTGTGA